The sequence CGCGATCTCCCTGGTCAGGTACTCGGTGTCGGCGATGGAGCGCTCGTTCTGCGTGCGGTCCTGCTCGTGCGTGACGCGGTCGCGGTCGTCCTGCCGGTTCTGCGCGAGCAGGATCAGCGGGGCCGCGTACGAGGCCTGGAGCGAGAGCATCAGGGTGAGGAAGATGAACGGGTACTCGTCGAACCGGACGCCGGTCGGGGCGAAGATGTTCCACACCACCCACACGATGATGATCAGCGTCATCCAGACGATGAACCGGCCCGTGCCCAGGAAGCGCGCGATGCGCTCCGAGAACCGGCCGAACGCCTCGGGGTCGTACTCCGGCAGCAGCTTCCGGCGCGGCGCCCTCGGCTGGTCGAGCCGGGTCCTGGGCGTACGGGTCAGCGCCGTCGCGCCGTTCGACGCCCTGGCACGGTCCTCAGCGGCCACGGAGCACCCCCTCCTGGCCGTGGAAGTCGGTCTCGCGCCAGTCGTCGGGCAGCAGGTGGTCCAGGACGTCGTCCACGGTCACCACGCCGAGCAGCGAGCCGCTCTCGTCCACCACGGGCACCGACACCAGGTTGTACGCCGCCAGATAGCTGGTCACCACCGACAGCGGGGTGTCCGGCGGCAGCGGCACCAGATCACTGTCTAGGAGCGAGCTGACCAGGGTGAACGGCGGGTCGCGCAGCAGCCGCTGGAAGTGCACGGTGCCCAGGTACTTCCCGGTCGGCGTCTCGTCCGGCGACCGGCACACGTACACCTGCGCGGCGAGCGCCGGGGACAGGTCGGACCGGCGGACCCGGGCCAGCGCGTCGGCGACGGTGGCGTCCGGGCGCAGGATGACCGGCTCGGTCGTCATGAGCCCGCCCGCCGTGCGTTCCTCGTAGGACATCAGGCGCCGCACGTCCGCCGCGTCGCCCGGCCGCATCAGCGTCAGCAGCCGTTCCTTGTCCTCCTCCGGCAGCTCGGAGAGCAGGTCGGCCGCGTCGTCCGGGTCCATCGCCTCCAGGACGTCCGCCGCGCGCTCCTCCTGGAGCTTGCCGATGATCTCGATCTGGTCGTCCTCGGGCAGTTCCTCCAGGACGTCGGCGAGCCGGTCGTCGTCCAGCGCCGCGGCGACCTCCGCCCGGCGCTTCGGCGACAGGTGGTGCAGGGCGTTGGCGACGTCGGCGGGGCGCAGCCGCTCGAAGGTGGCCACCAGCGACTCGGCGCCCTGCCCGTGCTCCTCCAGCGAGAAACCCTTCACGGCCGACCACTCGACGGTCAGCGTCTCGCCCTTGCGGCGCAGCGCCCCGCCGCGGCCCTTGCGGACGAAGTACTTGTCGATCTCCCAGTCCCGGCGGGCCGGCAGCTGCTGGATCGCCACGTCCAGGATGGTGACCTCCTCGTCCGTCTCCACCAGGCGCACCCGGCGGTCGAGGAACTCGCCGAGCACCAGGCGTTCGGTGGGCCGCTGTTCGAAGCGC comes from Streptomyces sp. Mut1 and encodes:
- a CDS encoding DUF1003 domain-containing protein, whose translation is MAAEDRARASNGATALTRTPRTRLDQPRAPRRKLLPEYDPEAFGRFSERIARFLGTGRFIVWMTLIIIVWVVWNIFAPTGVRFDEYPFIFLTLMLSLQASYAAPLILLAQNRQDDRDRVTHEQDRTQNERSIADTEYLTREIAALRMGLGEVATRDWIRSELEDLVRDLDDRRAPASAESDEDR
- a CDS encoding magnesium transporter MgtE N-terminal domain-containing protein — translated: MTPVTPRVFVSHLSGVPVFDPNGDQVGRVRDLVAMLRVGGRPPRLLGMVVEVVSRRRIFLPMTRVTGVESGQVITTGVVNMRRFEQRPTERLVLGEFLDRRVRLVETDEEVTILDVAIQQLPARRDWEIDKYFVRKGRGGALRRKGETLTVEWSAVKGFSLEEHGQGAESLVATFERLRPADVANALHHLSPKRRAEVAAALDDDRLADVLEELPEDDQIEIIGKLQEERAADVLEAMDPDDAADLLSELPEEDKERLLTLMRPGDAADVRRLMSYEERTAGGLMTTEPVILRPDATVADALARVRRSDLSPALAAQVYVCRSPDETPTGKYLGTVHFQRLLRDPPFTLVSSLLDSDLVPLPPDTPLSVVTSYLAAYNLVSVPVVDESGSLLGVVTVDDVLDHLLPDDWRETDFHGQEGVLRGR